The uncultured Sphaerochaeta sp. genome includes the window GACTGATAAGGGCCGTCGTCAAGAGGGAAACAGCCCGGACCGCCGGCTAAGGTCCCAAAGACGTGCTGAGTGGGAAAGGAAGTATGATTGCACAGACAGCCAGGAGGTTGGCTCAGAAGCAGCCACCCCTTCAAAGAGTGCGTAACAGCTCACTGGTCGAGTAGTCATGCGCCGATAATGTAACGGGGCTAAGCACGGCACCGAAGCCGCGGGACAGCATCAATAGTGGTGCTGTCGGTAGGAGAGCATTCCGTGAACGGAAGAAGCAGGGGCGTAAGCCCCTGTGGACGGGACGGAAGAGAGAATGCAGGCATGAGTAACGAAAAGACGGGTGAGATCCCCGTCCGCCGAAAGCCCGAGGTTTCCAGGGTAAAGGTAATCTACCCAAGGGTCAGTCGGCCCCTAAGGCGAGGGCGAGAGCCGTAGTCGATGGGAAGCGGGTCAACATTCCCGCACCTCCCAGGGTTCCGATGGGATGACGCATAGGGCGAAACGCAGCCGGGCGACGGTAGTCCCGGCCGAAACGGCGAGCCGATGAGGCACCCAGGCAAATCCGGGTGGCGAGGTGAGCCGCGAGCGAGCTGCGCTTAGGTGCAGCGAAGTGCGCGTAGTCGTCGTGCCGAGAAATAATCCCTAAGGAACGGCCCTGGGGGACCGTACCGAAAACCGACACAGGTGGGCGAGCTGAGAATGCGAAGGCGCACGGAAGAATTCGCGTTAAGGAACTCGGCAAAATGCATACGTAACTTCGGGAAAAGTATGGCCCCCGCAAGGGGGTTGCAGAGAAACGGCCCATGCGACTGTTTACCAAAAACACAGGTCCATGCGAACCGGCAACGGGAAGTATATGGACTGACACCTGCCCGGTGCTGGAAGGTCAAGAGGAGTTGTCAGAGCAATCGAAGCAGCGAATCCAAGCCCCAGTAAACGGCGGCCGTAACTATAACGGTCCTAAGGTAGCGAAATTCCTTGTCGGGTAAGTTCCGACCCGCACGAATGGTGTAACGATATGGGCGCTGTCTCAACGCGAAATCCGGTGAAATTGAAGTCCAGGTGAAGATGCCTGGTACCCGTGGTTAGACGGAAAGACCCCGTGAACCTTTACTTCAACTTGGCATGGAGACTTGGACAGGGATGTGTAGGATAGGTGGGAGGCCGCGAGGCGTGGGCGTCAGCCTGCGCGGAGCCGCTGGTGAAATACCACCCTTGCCTGTCCAATTTTCTAACCGCGGCCGTGATCCGGTCGCGGGACAGTGCCAGGCGGGAAGTTTGACTGGGGCGGTCGCCTCCCAAAGAGTAACGGAGGCGCGCGAAGGTCACCTTAGGATGGTTGGGAATCATCCCTCAAGTGTAAAGGCACAAGGTGGCTTGACTGCGAGGCAAACAAGCCGAGCAGGTACGAAAGTAGGTCTTAGTGATCTGGCGGTAGCGAGTGGAAGCGCCGTCACTTAACGGATAAAAGGTACTCCGGGGATAACAGGCTGATCTTGCCCAAGAGTTCATATCGACGGCAAGGTTTGGCACCTCGATGTCGGCTCATCGCATCCTGGGGCTGGAGCAGGTCCCAAGGGTTTGGCTGTTCGCCAATTAAAGCGGTACGCGAGCTGGGTTCAGAACGTCGTGAGACAGTTCGGTCCCTATCTGCCATGGGCGTTGGATGTTTGAGGGGTTCTGCTTTTAGTACGAGAGGACCGAAGTGGACGAACCTCTGGTGTACCGGTTGTCGTGCCAACGGCAGCTGCCGGGTAGCTACGTTCGGAAGGGATAACCGCTGAAAGCATCTAAGCGGGAAGCCCTCCCCAAGATGAGACATCCCACCCGCACAAGCGGGCACAAGGAAACAGGGAGACTACCTGTTCGATAGGCCGGGGGTGTACGCACGGCAACGTGTTCAGCCCACCGGTACTAATCATCCGAGAGGCTTGACCATATCATTATTCCAATCCCAGGGCTGCCAAGGCCGGTCGTGCGAGATCCCTCGCGCTCCCAGGCGTTGGCCGGCCCGGTGGCCACAGCAGGGTGGACACACCCGTTCCCATCCCGAACACGGAAGTTAAGCACCCTCACGCCGATGGTACTACGGTTAGCCGTGGGAGAGTAGGTAGCCGCCGGGCCTTTTTCTTTTTCCCTTCATCCCCTCCTTAAGCAGGAGGGTATTTTATTAAGAGAGAGTTCTCCTCCCCATTTTGTACCTTTCAATTGCCAAGGAATCCGGCTATACTTGCCCGAGGAGGAACCTGTGGCTTTAATCCCATTCTATAAACCGACCTTACGCAGGAAAGACATGGATGCAGTATTGCAGACCATGGTAGATGAACGTATTGGGCCGGGAGAACGCAAGAATGAGTTTCTGAAACAGTTTTGTACCTATATTGGAGCCGGAGAGGGGATTGCTCTTCGCAGTTATCCTGATGCCTTACGTGCATCATTGCTCACGCTCTCTCTTCCACCAGGGGCAAAAGTAGGGGTGAGTGTGCTCTCTCCTTCACTCTACGCCTTAATTGCAAAAGAAATGCAACTTGAATTGGTACTCGGTGATATAGATGAGGAGAGTGGTTGTCTCAGTCAAGAAGAGGCCACTCGCCTTGTCGAGGAAGGAGCACAGGCACTCTTGATTCATGAGCCAATGTGCCAGATACCGCTGCACTGTGAATACCGATCACTTGGAGTTCCTGTCATTGAGGACATCAGCCAAAGTCTAGGTAGTTGCTTTGACGAAGAGAAAGCCGGTGGTTTCGGAGACCTGGTTGTGTGTGCATTGGAAGAGGATGCTGTGGTCAGTGCAGCTGGGGGAGCAGTACTCGCCATCATGCATGGTGACTACCAGAAGACACTCAGTGCACTATTCCGTGAATATAGGGAGTATGTGGAACTTCCCGATATGAATGCTGCACTGGGATTGATCCAGCTTTCCCACCTTGATGACCATCTTTCCAAGAGAAGGGAGTTCTATACGCTTTTTTCCAATGCACTTCTCAAGACTGAACACAAGCTGTATGGAATTGGGAACATAGATTTCAAACCCAATGGATATGGGTTCTGTGTTGTCTTGGACTCCAGAGCCGAGGATGCCATCAAATTTGCGAACAAGTATCAGGTTTCTGCACAGAAAACGTTCTCAGACACCTTGGCTAAGGGTTACAGCGACCGGTTTGATCTTTTCCCGAAGGCCCTTCCTCCCCATCTCAGAGGAATATCGCTTCCTCTTTACCCATTCCTGAAACAATCAGATACTGAGTTATTGATGAAGGTCATCAGCCACCTTCCGTAAGGAGTCAACTATGGAACAGAGACAGGTACGTCATGTATTGATCATTGCAAACTGGAGCAAGAAGACATCCCATACCCTCTCCCAGACAATTGTCGACTACCTTGCTGAGAAGGGGATTGAAAGTAGTGTAAGCCGAACGAACAAGGGAAACGAACCCTTGGTCGTGAATAAGGACACCGACTTGGTCATCTGCCTTGGTGGGGACGGGACGGTACTCTACTGTGCGCGCTACCTCCAGGATTTGGGAATCCCCATCCTTGCCATCAACGTAGGAACCTTTGGTTACATCACGGAGATATCGGTGGAGGAGTGGCAGGAAGCTATTGATTACTTCCTGGAAGGAAAGAACACCATCAGCAGAAGACTGATGATCAGGGTAGGGGTATTCAGGAAAGGCAAGAAGGTATTCACCGCTCATGGACTAAATGAGATGGTGGTATCCTCCAGTGGTATCAGTAAAGTCGTCAGTCTCTCGCTGCGTATCGGGTCAACCGAGGCAGGATTCTTTCGCTCAGACGGCATGATCATCGCAACCCCAACCGGTTCCACAGGCTACAGCCTTGCAGCCGGAGGTCCCATACTGGATGTGGATCTCACCTCCTTGATCATAACCCCTATTTGCCCATTCACCCTGTCCAACCGACCACTGGTGGTAAGCGGGGATTCAACCATCACTCTGACCATCCCAAAAGGACAGAGAACTGGATTGATGCTCTCCGTGGACGGACAACAAAATTTCTGCTTGCAGGAAGATGATATGATTGTTGTGGAAAAATCGCAGAGCAAGGCACTGCTGGTCGCAAGCGAAAAGCGTAACTATATAGAAGTATTACGTGATAAACTAAATTGGTCCGGGGGAGGATTGCATGCTTGAGCGGCTTGAAATACACAACTATGCACTGATCGAAGACAGTGTCATCGAGTTTCCTGATGGATTCACGGTGATAACTGGTGAGACCGGTGCAGGAAAGTCAATAATCCTGGGAGCCCTTTCCCTGCTCTTGGGTGAGAAAACCGAAGTACAATCCATCCGAAGCGGACAGGAGAGTGCAACGGTAAGGGCCTCCTTCGCCCTGGAACCTCCCTATCCACCCAACTTGGCTGCGTATCTCGAGCGGGAGGGCATTTCCCTTGACAATGAGAGCCTGATTGTCAGCAGGACCATCAAGAATAATGGGCGATCATCGGTATCCTTGCAAGGTCGTCTATCCAGCCGGACAGAGTTGGCTGCGATCAGCAAGGAACTGCTTGATATCAGTGCACAGAGAGATCACCAGAGTTTGCTCAGCGCGTCAAACCAGCTTGCGGTGCTTGATGTCTATGGAAATTGCGAGGAAGAGAGAAGCGCCTACCGCTCTGCATATGAATCATACCAGGCACTGAAAGATGAACTGGTGAAGAAGAAACAACAGCTTGAACAATCACAGAAGGAAGAGGATTTTCTTCGGTTTGCTGTTGAAGAGATTGCAAAGATAGATCCAAAAGTAGGGGAAGATGACGAGATAGCTGAGCAGGTTAGGGTGATCGCTAGTTATGAGCAGATCCATGAATCCTTGAGCTCAGCCATTGGAGCATTGCACGGTGGGGAGGTGGGGACCAGTGCCCTTGCCTCTCTCTCCCTTGCAGGTTCCGAGATTTCCAATGCTGCAAAAGCCGACCAATCCTTGGCGGAGTATGTTTCCCGTCTTGAAAGTGCTACCATTGAGATCGAAGATATCTATGAGAGTATCCGCGACTACCGCTCATCCATGAGCTACAGTGAGGAAGAGCTCGACAGGTTGCAAGGTAGGCTTGCCAGCCTGCAACGGTTGAAGAAAAAATATGGACACACGCTTGAAGCGGTCTGTTCCTTCTACCAGGAGAGCCAGAGTCGTCTCAATCTTACTGAGGAACAGGAAATCTGGCTAAGCAAACTGGAGAAACAGATTGCTTCTGCAGCAGATCTGGTGGCCAGCAAAGCCGAAGTGCTCTCACAAAAACGACAGAAGGCTGCACAGAGGCTTTCCTCCCAGGTCGAGCAGAAACTCAGGACCCTCGGGATGAAAGAGGCTGTATTCTCTATCGCCTTCACCCAAATACAGCCAGGACCACAGGGAATTGATGAGGTAAGCTATGATATCTGCGCAAACCCAGGTCTGGAAATGCGTTCGATCAAGGATGTAGCCAGTGGAGGGGAGCTGTCACGTATCATGCTTGCAGTGAAAACCAGTCTGGCAGAGAGTGATGCCGTTCCGACTCTGATCTTCGATGAGGTTGATGCCGGTATTGGAGGCAGTGTGGCGCTCTCTGTAGCTGACCAGCTGATGAACCTCAGCCATTCCCACCAGGTTATTGTCATCACCCACCTTGCTTCCATTGCAAGCAAGGCAGATACCCATCTGGTGGTGCACAAGGAGATACGGAACCAGATGAGTTACTCCATGATCAGAAGGGTGGAAGAGGAAGAACGTCAAAAGGAAATTGCCAGGATGCTCAGTGGTGATGATTCAAGTAGCGAAAGCCTTGGGCATGCAAAGAAGCTACTGCAAACAGGGAGGAGCTGATGGACTATTACAAAGCAGATAATGGATTTGCCTACGGAAAAGAGAATGAGATTCCCATGGCCAGAATCACCATGCGCTCCCTTGGTGATAAACGAATCGCAATTGATCATACCTATGTTTCTCCCAGCCTGAGGGGACAGGGTATTGCAAGGAAGCTGGTGATGCTTGTTGTAGAAGAGGTAAGGAAAGAGGGGAAGATGATAGTTCCCCTCTGTTCCTATGCCCAGATGGTCCTTGAGGAGGACCCTGAGCTTGCCAAGCTTATTGCCAATTAATTGATATAGATATCGAAGTTCAATTCCTTCGCCAACGCGTTGATTGAGGTAATATCCTCTTCCTTCGGTTGTTTTTGCATGCTTACATACGGATATACTGCATTCTGCAGTGCTGTCAGGTCAGGCTGGAATCCTCTCTCCCTGACAATCTGCAAGAACTCCAGAATGAAACGAATATTGTCCTCATACAGCCCATGTTCCTGAATCTTTTCACCTAGGTTGGTCATTTGGGTGTGGAAGATGGTAGCGACCAGATCAATATCCGGTTGTTTTCCATACTTCTTGAGGAACTCGAGCATCAAGGCAAAATCCTGTTTGTATTCATTCCATTTATCCAGGCTGCCATACATGAACAGACTCTTGATGGAACTCAAGGATGAACCAATCAACTCTTCGTAGAGGGACCCCATTGGTAGATATGGTACATGCTTAGCCAGTGTGGCATAGTGGAAAATGTTCTTTGACAATCTCCTG containing:
- a CDS encoding DegT/DnrJ/EryC1/StrS family aminotransferase; its protein translation is MALIPFYKPTLRRKDMDAVLQTMVDERIGPGERKNEFLKQFCTYIGAGEGIALRSYPDALRASLLTLSLPPGAKVGVSVLSPSLYALIAKEMQLELVLGDIDEESGCLSQEEATRLVEEGAQALLIHEPMCQIPLHCEYRSLGVPVIEDISQSLGSCFDEEKAGGFGDLVVCALEEDAVVSAAGGAVLAIMHGDYQKTLSALFREYREYVELPDMNAALGLIQLSHLDDHLSKRREFYTLFSNALLKTEHKLYGIGNIDFKPNGYGFCVVLDSRAEDAIKFANKYQVSAQKTFSDTLAKGYSDRFDLFPKALPPHLRGISLPLYPFLKQSDTELLMKVISHLP
- a CDS encoding NAD(+)/NADH kinase; amino-acid sequence: MEQRQVRHVLIIANWSKKTSHTLSQTIVDYLAEKGIESSVSRTNKGNEPLVVNKDTDLVICLGGDGTVLYCARYLQDLGIPILAINVGTFGYITEISVEEWQEAIDYFLEGKNTISRRLMIRVGVFRKGKKVFTAHGLNEMVVSSSGISKVVSLSLRIGSTEAGFFRSDGMIIATPTGSTGYSLAAGGPILDVDLTSLIITPICPFTLSNRPLVVSGDSTITLTIPKGQRTGLMLSVDGQQNFCLQEDDMIVVEKSQSKALLVASEKRNYIEVLRDKLNWSGGGLHA
- the recN gene encoding DNA repair protein RecN, which codes for MLERLEIHNYALIEDSVIEFPDGFTVITGETGAGKSIILGALSLLLGEKTEVQSIRSGQESATVRASFALEPPYPPNLAAYLEREGISLDNESLIVSRTIKNNGRSSVSLQGRLSSRTELAAISKELLDISAQRDHQSLLSASNQLAVLDVYGNCEEERSAYRSAYESYQALKDELVKKKQQLEQSQKEEDFLRFAVEEIAKIDPKVGEDDEIAEQVRVIASYEQIHESLSSAIGALHGGEVGTSALASLSLAGSEISNAAKADQSLAEYVSRLESATIEIEDIYESIRDYRSSMSYSEEELDRLQGRLASLQRLKKKYGHTLEAVCSFYQESQSRLNLTEEQEIWLSKLEKQIASAADLVASKAEVLSQKRQKAAQRLSSQVEQKLRTLGMKEAVFSIAFTQIQPGPQGIDEVSYDICANPGLEMRSIKDVASGGELSRIMLAVKTSLAESDAVPTLIFDEVDAGIGGSVALSVADQLMNLSHSHQVIVITHLASIASKADTHLVVHKEIRNQMSYSMIRRVEEEERQKEIARMLSGDDSSSESLGHAKKLLQTGRS
- a CDS encoding GNAT family N-acetyltransferase, which codes for MDYYKADNGFAYGKENEIPMARITMRSLGDKRIAIDHTYVSPSLRGQGIARKLVMLVVEEVRKEGKMIVPLCSYAQMVLEEDPELAKLIAN